A window from Shewanella livingstonensis encodes these proteins:
- a CDS encoding class I SAM-dependent methyltransferase codes for MKGFLQIVPNLTFGDDVCRLFHGRGGLYVGDEHLCLDWYKPVLLLTSFKMLESDQLNELVAAIVSLWQQQRPTETLNLVYQYRHGGQTLSELLHGEVPEQHIVTENGARFLVHLLRGQNHGLFLDMANGRAWVKQHTKHKKVLNLFAYTCGFSVVALQGGADEVVNMDMSKGALSIGKQNHVLNDLPAGARYLGHDIFKSWGKLTKLGPYDLIVADPPSNQRGSFVATKDYERLLKRLPDLLAPQGEVLLCLNAPELGCDFLMQQVVNTAPQLTYVERIVNPSVFGDIDEQKSLKVLRYRLN; via the coding sequence ATGAAAGGTTTTTTACAAATAGTTCCAAATTTGACATTCGGTGATGATGTTTGCCGTTTATTCCATGGCCGCGGTGGTTTATACGTGGGCGATGAACACCTGTGTTTAGATTGGTATAAGCCGGTATTATTGCTCACCAGTTTTAAGATGCTCGAAAGCGATCAACTTAATGAGCTCGTGGCCGCTATTGTTAGTTTATGGCAACAACAGCGCCCAACTGAGACACTTAATTTGGTGTATCAATATCGCCACGGCGGTCAAACATTGAGTGAGTTATTACACGGCGAAGTGCCTGAACAGCATATTGTTACCGAAAATGGTGCGCGCTTTTTAGTCCATTTATTACGTGGACAAAACCACGGTTTATTTTTGGATATGGCCAATGGACGAGCATGGGTTAAGCAACATACAAAGCATAAAAAGGTACTTAATCTGTTTGCTTATACTTGTGGCTTTTCGGTAGTCGCTTTGCAAGGTGGGGCAGATGAAGTGGTCAACATGGACATGAGTAAAGGTGCGTTAAGCATTGGTAAGCAAAACCATGTATTAAATGACTTACCCGCAGGTGCGCGTTATTTAGGCCACGATATTTTTAAATCTTGGGGTAAGTTAACCAAGCTTGGACCTTATGATTTAATTGTGGCCGATCCACCCAGTAATCAACGTGGCAGTTTTGTTGCCACTAAAGATTATGAGCGCTTATTGAAACGTCTGCCGGACTTGCTTGCCCCGCAAGGTGAAGTGTTGCTGTGCTTAAATGCCCCTGAACTGGGTTGTGATTTTTTAATGCAACAAGTGGTTAATACCGCACCACAATTAACCTATGTTGAGCGAATTGTTAATCCGTCCGTTTTTGGTGATATTGATGAGCAGAAATCATTAAAAGTATTACGTTATCGTTTGAACTAA
- a CDS encoding periplasmic nitrate reductase, NapE protein: MSNETKSKKGLELKIFIFLTVFLAPILSVLLVSALGFSIWFSQILTGPPGAG, encoded by the coding sequence ATGAGTAATGAAACCAAAAGCAAAAAGGGTTTAGAGTTAAAGATTTTTATCTTTTTAACTGTTTTTTTAGCCCCAATTTTATCTGTGTTACTGGTTAGCGCACTGGGTTTTAGTATCTGGTTTAGCCAAATTTTAACCGGGCCTCCAGGCGCGGGCTAA
- a CDS encoding chaperone NapD, with protein sequence MSNELHVTSLIVQVHPDKMAEVRQKIMAIKNAELSANNDVKLVVVVEGPSQRSLMDDISTINAIPGVLTATMVYHQSEELEEGEV encoded by the coding sequence ATGAGCAATGAACTTCACGTAACCAGCCTAATTGTCCAAGTACATCCAGATAAGATGGCTGAAGTCAGACAAAAAATTATGGCCATCAAGAATGCTGAGTTGTCAGCTAATAATGACGTTAAGTTAGTTGTTGTCGTTGAAGGTCCGAGCCAACGCTCGTTGATGGATGATATATCAACAATTAATGCCATTCCAGGTGTGTTGACTGCCACCATGGTGTATCACCAAAGTGAAGAGCTTGAAGAAGGTGAAGTATGA
- the napA gene encoding nitrate reductase catalytic subunit NapA, protein MNRRDFMKANAAIAAASVAGLALPTSASNLITSSEQTKLEWNKAPCRFCGTGCSVMVATRDGKVVATHGDAKSEVNRGLNCIKGYFLSKIMYGRDRLQTPMLRMTDGKYDKHGEFTPITWEKAFDTMAERWKATIKAKGPTAVGMFGSGQWTVWEGYAAVKLMKAGFGSNNIDPNARHCMASAVGGFMRTFGIDEPMGCYDDMEAADAFVLWGSNMAEMHPILWTRVTDRRLSAPHVKVAVLSTFEHRSFDLADLPIVFTPQTDLAMLNFIANYIIQNGKVNKDFISKHVNFRKGTTDIGYGLRPTHPLEMKAKNVATAGDSTPIDFDEFAKFVADYDVESVSKLSGVPEHKLIELAELYADPDRKVTSFWTMGFNQHTRGVWCNNLIYNIHLLVGKISTPGNSPFSLTGQPSACGTAREVGTFSHRLPADMVVTNPEHRKHAEDIWKIPSGIIPPKPGYHAVEQNRRLKDGDLNCYWVQVNNNIQAGANINEEGLPGYRNPENFIVVSDAYPTVTTQAADLILPTAMWVEKEGAYGNAERRTQFWHQMVKAPGESQSDLWQLMEFSKRFTTDEVWPADVLAANPSFKGKTLYEVLYLNGNVDKFPLADADPKYLNDEAKHFGFYVQKGLFEEYATFGRGHGHDLADFDMYHKEHGLRWPVVNGKETKWRFREGSDPYVKAGKDFEFYGKPDGRAVIFALPYEPAAESPDEEFDIWLSTGRVLEHWHSGSMTQRVPELYKAFPDAVCFMHPEDAKKRGLRRGDEIRIVSRRGEIKTRVETRGRNKPPVGLVFVPWFDASQLINKVTLDATDPLSKQTDYKKCAVKIVKA, encoded by the coding sequence ATGAATAGACGCGACTTTATGAAAGCCAATGCCGCTATCGCAGCGGCAAGTGTTGCAGGCTTAGCTTTGCCGACAAGTGCAAGCAACCTGATCACTAGCTCAGAACAAACCAAATTAGAATGGAACAAAGCCCCTTGCCGTTTTTGCGGTACCGGTTGTTCAGTGATGGTTGCCACCCGTGACGGTAAAGTTGTTGCCACCCATGGTGATGCAAAAAGTGAAGTTAACCGCGGTTTAAACTGCATTAAAGGTTATTTCCTTTCTAAAATTATGTATGGCCGCGATCGTCTGCAAACGCCAATGTTGCGTATGACTGATGGCAAATATGACAAGCATGGCGAATTTACGCCTATCACATGGGAAAAAGCCTTCGACACTATGGCCGAGCGCTGGAAAGCCACCATTAAAGCCAAAGGCCCAACTGCCGTTGGTATGTTTGGTTCTGGTCAGTGGACCGTATGGGAAGGCTACGCTGCTGTTAAGTTAATGAAAGCGGGCTTTGGTTCAAACAACATCGATCCAAACGCGCGTCATTGTATGGCATCTGCGGTAGGTGGCTTTATGCGTACCTTCGGCATTGATGAGCCAATGGGGTGTTATGACGATATGGAAGCGGCTGACGCGTTTGTGCTTTGGGGCTCAAACATGGCAGAAATGCACCCGATTTTGTGGACTCGAGTAACCGATCGTCGTTTAAGCGCACCGCACGTTAAAGTTGCCGTGTTGTCGACCTTTGAACATCGCTCATTTGACCTTGCTGATTTACCGATTGTATTCACGCCACAAACAGATTTGGCGATGCTTAACTTTATTGCCAATTACATTATCCAAAATGGCAAAGTGAATAAAGACTTCATCAGCAAACACGTGAATTTCCGTAAAGGAACCACAGACATTGGTTATGGTTTACGTCCAACGCATCCATTAGAAATGAAAGCTAAAAACGTTGCAACAGCAGGTGACTCTACACCGATCGATTTTGACGAATTTGCTAAATTTGTAGCAGATTACGATGTCGAATCAGTGAGTAAGTTGTCAGGCGTACCAGAACATAAGCTTATCGAGTTGGCAGAACTTTATGCCGATCCCGATCGTAAAGTGACGTCATTCTGGACCATGGGCTTTAACCAACATACTCGTGGAGTGTGGTGTAATAACCTGATTTATAACATTCACTTGTTAGTGGGTAAAATCTCTACTCCAGGTAACAGCCCATTCTCACTAACCGGTCAACCATCGGCTTGTGGTACCGCACGTGAAGTGGGTACATTCTCACATCGTTTACCGGCTGATATGGTAGTGACCAACCCTGAGCACAGAAAACATGCGGAAGACATTTGGAAGATCCCAAGTGGTATTATTCCACCAAAGCCTGGCTATCATGCGGTTGAGCAAAATCGTCGCTTAAAAGATGGCGACCTAAATTGCTACTGGGTTCAAGTGAACAACAACATCCAAGCTGGCGCTAATATAAACGAAGAAGGTTTACCGGGTTACCGTAATCCAGAAAACTTCATCGTGGTATCAGATGCGTACCCAACGGTCACCACTCAAGCAGCAGACTTAATTTTACCAACAGCAATGTGGGTCGAAAAAGAAGGTGCTTACGGTAACGCAGAACGTCGTACCCAATTTTGGCACCAAATGGTTAAAGCACCAGGCGAGTCACAGTCTGACTTATGGCAGTTAATGGAATTCTCTAAGCGTTTCACTACTGACGAAGTATGGCCTGCTGACGTGTTAGCTGCTAACCCTTCATTTAAAGGTAAAACCTTATATGAAGTACTTTATCTTAATGGCAACGTTGATAAATTCCCATTAGCCGATGCTGATCCTAAATATTTAAATGATGAAGCTAAGCATTTTGGTTTTTATGTTCAAAAAGGCTTGTTCGAAGAATACGCTACCTTTGGCCGTGGCCATGGTCACGATTTAGCTGACTTTGACATGTATCACAAAGAACACGGTTTACGTTGGCCTGTGGTTAATGGCAAAGAAACCAAATGGCGTTTCCGTGAAGGGTCAGATCCATACGTTAAAGCCGGTAAAGACTTTGAGTTTTATGGCAAGCCAGATGGTCGTGCGGTTATCTTTGCATTGCCTTATGAGCCAGCGGCAGAGTCACCAGATGAAGAGTTTGATATTTGGTTATCAACAGGTCGTGTGCTTGAGCATTGGCACTCTGGTTCTATGACACAGCGTGTACCTGAGCTTTATAAAGCCTTCCCAGATGCAGTGTGTTTTATGCACCCAGAAGATGCTAAAAAGCGCGGTTTACGCCGTGGTGATGAAATTAGAATTGTCTCTCGTCGTGGTGAAATTAAAACCCGAGTAGAAACCCGTGGACGTAATAAGCCGCCAGTTGGTTTAGTGTTTGTACCTTGGTTTGATGCTAGCCAGCTCATTAATAAAGTGACGTTAGATGCGACAGATCCTTTGTCAAAACAAACTGACTATAAAAAATGTGCTGTAAAGATTGTTAAGGCTTAA
- a CDS encoding nitrate reductase cytochrome c-type subunit encodes MKTGKLLSIIALLGFSVSVMATSIPEDKIDTLRLAPINVEPTPPAMQAVINTDVKQVRNYPMQPPVIPHKIDGYQIDLKVNKCIQCHARTSTGHSQAPMVSVTHYMDRDNNFLADLSPRRYFCTQCHAPQLDAKLLVENDFVDIDHLMKAKAPVKH; translated from the coding sequence ATGAAAACAGGTAAATTATTATCGATTATCGCGTTATTAGGTTTCTCTGTAAGTGTAATGGCTACCAGCATACCTGAAGACAAAATCGACACATTGCGTTTAGCGCCAATTAACGTAGAACCGACACCGCCAGCTATGCAAGCGGTGATCAATACCGATGTTAAGCAGGTACGTAATTACCCAATGCAGCCACCGGTTATTCCACATAAGATTGATGGTTATCAAATCGATCTTAAAGTGAATAAGTGTATCCAGTGTCATGCGCGTACCAGTACCGGTCATTCACAGGCTCCAATGGTGAGCGTGACTCACTATATGGACCGTGATAATAACTTCTTGGCTGATTTATCACCACGTCGTTATTTCTGTACTCAGTGCCATGCACCGCAGTTAGATGCCAAGTTATTAGTTGAAAATGACTTTGTTGATATTGATCACTTAATGAAGGCGAAAGCCCCTGTTAAGCATTAG
- a CDS encoding cytochrome c3 family protein produces the protein MLEQLKIVWKVLCRPSVHYSLGFLTIGGFIAGVIFWGGFNTALELTNREQFCIGCHEMENNVYQELQTTIHFTNRSGVRATCPDCHVPHNWTDKIARKMQASKEVWGKIFGTINTREKFEAKRRHLAENEWNRLKANDSLECRNCHNFDYMDFTRQSKRASQMHSTSLASGEKTCIDCHKGIAHQLPDMAGVEGF, from the coding sequence TTGCTTGAGCAACTAAAAATTGTATGGAAAGTACTGTGTCGTCCTAGTGTCCATTACAGTCTTGGCTTCTTAACCATTGGCGGATTTATCGCAGGAGTGATTTTCTGGGGCGGATTTAACACCGCTTTGGAGCTGACCAACCGCGAACAATTCTGTATTGGTTGTCATGAAATGGAAAACAACGTTTATCAGGAGCTGCAAACCACCATTCACTTCACTAATCGAAGTGGTGTGCGTGCAACCTGTCCTGATTGCCATGTGCCACATAACTGGACCGACAAAATTGCCCGTAAAATGCAAGCGTCTAAAGAAGTGTGGGGCAAAATATTTGGCACCATTAATACTCGTGAAAAGTTTGAAGCAAAGCGTCGCCATTTGGCTGAAAACGAATGGAACCGACTCAAAGCTAACGATTCTTTAGAGTGCCGTAATTGTCATAACTTCGACTATATGGATTTCACTCGCCAGTCTAAGCGTGCATCACAAATGCATTCAACGTCATTGGCTAGCGGCGAAAAAACCTGTATCGATTGTCATAAAGGTATTGCACACCAATTACCTGATATGGCGGGCGTAGAAGGGTTCTAA
- a CDS encoding D-alanine--D-alanine ligase, with protein MPRINLLLLCGGGGAEHDISLMSARFFESSLAKSDKFSVRKLVLDQHGHYHTEDGKLCDLTNRREIRFEDNSTPAWPVDYVIPCIHGFPGETGDIQSYFNLIQLPYFGCESEASNNCFNKITAKMWFSALGVPNTPYIFLHQLDDVAIKQTEAAFDKWGSVFVKAASQGSSVGCYKVDVKANIAKVLKDAFSYAPYVVVEQTIHARELEVAVYQYQGEVVATLPGEIICDSNTFYSFDEKYATNSKARTDVVADNLSPEISQRIRDYAVKAFKGMKLRHLSRIDFFLTQDNQILLNEINTFPGLTPISMFPKMLQNHGHDFTEYLIDVIGQQVDLT; from the coding sequence ATGCCAAGAATTAATCTGCTGTTATTATGCGGCGGTGGTGGTGCAGAACACGATATTTCATTAATGTCGGCACGTTTTTTTGAGTCATCTCTGGCTAAGTCAGATAAATTTTCGGTACGTAAGTTAGTACTCGACCAGCACGGACATTACCACACCGAAGACGGTAAATTATGCGATTTAACCAATCGCCGTGAAATCCGTTTTGAAGATAACAGCACGCCAGCTTGGCCTGTCGATTATGTTATTCCGTGCATTCATGGCTTTCCTGGTGAAACCGGTGATATTCAATCGTACTTTAATTTAATTCAACTCCCTTATTTTGGTTGTGAGTCAGAAGCATCTAACAATTGCTTTAACAAAATTACCGCTAAAATGTGGTTTTCGGCTTTAGGTGTCCCAAACACGCCTTACATCTTTTTACATCAACTAGATGATGTTGCAATCAAGCAAACTGAAGCGGCATTTGATAAATGGGGCTCAGTTTTCGTTAAAGCAGCATCACAAGGATCGTCTGTGGGATGCTATAAAGTCGATGTGAAAGCCAATATCGCTAAGGTACTTAAGGATGCATTTAGTTATGCACCTTACGTTGTAGTTGAGCAAACCATCCATGCGCGTGAATTAGAAGTCGCCGTATATCAATACCAGGGTGAAGTAGTAGCTACCTTACCAGGTGAGATTATTTGCGACAGCAATACCTTTTACTCATTTGATGAAAAGTACGCTACAAATAGCAAGGCTCGCACCGACGTTGTTGCGGATAATCTCAGCCCAGAGATCAGTCAGCGGATCCGTGATTACGCAGTAAAAGCGTTTAAAGGGATGAAGTTACGGCACTTGTCGCGCATTGATTTCTTTTTAACTCAAGATAATCAAATCCTCTTAAATGAAATCAATACCTTCCCCGGATTAACGCCTATTTCAATGTTCCCGAAAATGTTGCAAAACCATGGACATGATTTCACTGAATATTTAATTGATGTGATTGGACAACAGGTTGATTTAACGTAA
- a CDS encoding YkgJ family cysteine cluster protein produces MPTNIITMFPKSQDKSATNQTINASEQPVAVTCSTCQACCCRLEVMLITETGVPDEYIDNDAWGGEVMLRLDDGWCAALDRDTMMCSIYELRPLICREFEMAEYECVTERKKYLPE; encoded by the coding sequence ATGCCCACCAATATCATTACAATGTTCCCTAAGTCGCAAGATAAATCAGCGACTAACCAAACCATAAACGCTAGTGAGCAGCCCGTCGCGGTAACGTGTTCGACTTGCCAGGCCTGTTGCTGTCGCCTTGAAGTAATGCTGATTACTGAAACCGGCGTGCCTGATGAGTATATTGATAACGATGCATGGGGTGGCGAAGTAATGTTGCGCCTTGATGATGGTTGGTGCGCTGCATTGGATAGAGATACTATGATGTGTTCAATTTACGAACTTCGGCCACTGATTTGCCGTGAATTTGAAATGGCTGAGTATGAATGTGTTACTGAACGTAAGAAGTACTTACCTGAGTAG
- a CDS encoding excinuclease — protein sequence MKHILAAIILVIFLIPATSYARDDIASYSVADAMDSEQAKNKLGSDIVFYFGDQAHSEPQQQFGEFKSNKKTNAFNKTDLEACQWVFLSAMISLKERAIKEGGNAVVAIKSNYKNNLSSSNDTFQCGAGTFVAGVALTGNVVKL from the coding sequence ATGAAACACATTCTAGCAGCCATCATTCTGGTCATTTTCTTAATACCTGCCACCTCATATGCCCGCGACGATATCGCCAGTTATTCGGTAGCTGATGCGATGGACTCTGAACAAGCAAAAAATAAACTCGGTAGTGATATTGTATTTTATTTTGGTGACCAAGCTCATAGTGAGCCGCAACAACAGTTTGGCGAATTCAAGTCAAACAAGAAAACCAATGCATTTAATAAAACCGATCTTGAAGCTTGCCAGTGGGTATTTTTATCGGCAATGATTTCACTTAAAGAACGTGCGATAAAAGAAGGTGGTAATGCCGTTGTTGCAATAAAATCAAACTATAAAAATAACCTCAGCAGCAGTAATGACACTTTCCAATGTGGTGCGGGTACTTTTGTTGCTGGCGTTGCGTTAACCGGCAACGTGGTTAAATTATAA